One window from the genome of Carnobacteriaceae bacterium zg-84 encodes:
- a CDS encoding IS30 family transposase yields MKYHTDLTEKFSQQFFKDLQQAVTETYRIHSIDTFVHWYRLNHPNEKVPCTKTVYTFVHQGIIPIKPIDLPKMVSIRKRPEKENTKTYKKNMGTSIENRPDVANNRTEFVHWEIDLVLFKKTKNEALLLTLVERQTRYTIMRKMNGKTAQCVLRTLKNILNNIGNQPSRV; encoded by the coding sequence ATTAAATATCATACTGATTTAACTGAAAAATTTAGTCAACAATTTTTCAAAGACTTACAACAAGCAGTCACTGAAACATACAGAATACACAGTATTGATACCTTTGTACATTGGTATCGCCTAAATCACCCTAATGAAAAAGTCCCTTGTACGAAAACGGTTTATACGTTTGTCCATCAAGGCATTATCCCTATCAAACCAATTGATTTACCCAAAATGGTAAGCATTAGAAAACGACCGGAAAAAGAGAACACCAAAACATACAAGAAAAACATGGGAACCTCTATCGAAAATCGACCAGATGTAGCGAATAATCGTACAGAATTTGTACATTGGGAAATTGACTTAGTCTTATTTAAGAAAACGAAAAATGAAGCTCTATTATTAACGTTAGTAGAACGACAAACACGTTATACAATTATGCGTAAAATGAATGGTAAAACAGCACAATGTGTCTTACGGACATTAAAGAATATTTTAAACAATATAGGAAATCAACCTTCAAGAGTATAA
- a CDS encoding helix-turn-helix domain-containing protein, with amino-acid sequence MVERTKIETLLNEKKPIRYIAERLGRNVSTIYREIKRGSVNQMVHRNGIQRDELKYYVETSHHIYKAK; translated from the coding sequence TTGGTTGAACGTACAAAAATTGAAACGTTATTAAACGAAAAAAAGCCAATACGATATATCGCTGAACGACTCGGAAGAAATGTATCCACAATCTATAGAGAAATCAAACGCGGAAGCGTTAATCAAATGGTTCATCGAAATGGTATTCAACGTGACGAACTAAAATATTACGTTGAAACAAGCCATCATATTTATAAAGCTAAGTAA
- a CDS encoding heavy metal translocating P-type ATPase translates to MFDLLKTKEGKLFVAGSISLGIGLLCEQIQLSGSPLWLCLASVLLGYEIVKDVISDIVEEHRLNVDFLMILSACGAISIGYFSEAAILLFIFSGSEMLEDYVYQKSMKTMESLMTHIPKQAMVLKEDDTTEIVDIDQIDIGQTLIVKKGEQIALDGTASKVMLVNESVLTGESIPVYKEIGDDVFAGTINIGDTSVYVATKTSHDSVFSHIVSLVKTANNSKSHLDKRIHQIQKTYVLGVLITVVFFITYLMCIQGLSFTDAFYRGMILLTVASPCALIASMTPAMLSAMSFGAKNGILIKNGNALEKMMRMTTLFSDKTGTLTTGQFRVHQYHLDKPEVLPLVLSMESQSSHPLAKSIMTYFKDVSYPTLPQDIVIQEIAGCGLQMNQLSIGNKRFMRDCTDTNHYLEKESQGTLLFVSENNEVIGYFELVDAVRKDAQEMVEVFKTHLVDVVMLTGDREHAAKSVANTLGLPKFYAECLPEDKVTYMQQYKHDEKVVGMIGDGINDAPILAHADVSIAMGSGTDIAMDVSDVIITQNHLSKIALLYELSQKYGRITRVNIAFAISVILVLILLNMLGILDLTKGVFFHEMSTILVILNGLRLLGFQKK, encoded by the coding sequence ATGTTTGATTTACTAAAAACAAAGGAAGGAAAACTATTTGTGGCAGGGAGTATTAGTCTAGGTATCGGTTTATTATGTGAGCAGATACAGCTATCAGGAAGTCCGTTGTGGTTATGTCTTGCTAGTGTATTATTAGGGTATGAAATTGTCAAAGATGTTATTTCTGATATTGTTGAAGAGCATAGATTAAATGTTGATTTTCTAATGATATTATCGGCATGTGGTGCCATCTCTATTGGGTATTTTAGCGAAGCGGCTATTTTATTATTTATTTTTTCTGGTTCAGAAATGTTAGAGGATTATGTGTATCAAAAATCAATGAAAACAATGGAATCGTTAATGACACATATTCCAAAACAAGCAATGGTTTTAAAGGAAGATGATACGACAGAAATTGTAGATATTGATCAGATTGATATTGGACAAACATTGATTGTTAAAAAAGGAGAGCAAATTGCTTTGGATGGAACAGCTTCTAAAGTGATGCTCGTGAATGAAAGTGTATTAACGGGAGAGAGCATTCCTGTATATAAAGAAATTGGTGATGATGTATTTGCTGGAACAATCAATATTGGAGATACGAGCGTTTACGTCGCAACAAAAACAAGTCATGATAGTGTATTTTCACATATTGTATCCTTAGTTAAAACAGCTAATAATAGTAAAAGTCATTTAGATAAACGTATTCATCAAATACAAAAAACGTATGTGCTAGGTGTATTGATAACAGTTGTATTCTTTATTACTTATTTAATGTGTATCCAAGGATTGAGTTTTACAGACGCTTTTTATCGAGGTATGATTTTATTGACTGTTGCAAGTCCATGTGCGCTTATTGCATCAATGACTCCAGCTATGCTCAGTGCGATGAGTTTTGGTGCTAAAAATGGTATTTTAATCAAAAATGGGAATGCATTGGAAAAAATGATGCGTATGACGACTTTATTTAGTGATAAAACGGGAACGTTAACAACAGGTCAATTTCGTGTACATCAGTATCATTTGGATAAACCAGAAGTTTTACCACTTGTGCTGTCTATGGAAAGTCAGTCATCACATCCATTGGCAAAATCTATTATGACTTATTTTAAAGATGTGTCTTATCCGACATTACCACAAGATATAGTCATTCAAGAGATTGCAGGTTGTGGGTTACAAATGAATCAACTATCTATTGGTAATAAGCGTTTTATGCGTGATTGTACAGATACAAATCATTATTTAGAAAAAGAAAGTCAAGGAACATTATTATTTGTTTCAGAAAATAACGAAGTCATTGGTTATTTTGAGTTGGTTGATGCAGTACGAAAAGATGCTCAAGAAATGGTAGAGGTATTTAAAACACATCTTGTAGATGTTGTTATGCTTACTGGAGATAGAGAGCACGCTGCAAAAAGTGTTGCGAATACACTAGGATTACCTAAGTTTTATGCAGAGTGTTTGCCGGAGGATAAAGTAACATATATGCAACAATATAAACATGATGAGAAAGTTGTAGGTATGATTGGAGACGGAATCAACGATGCTCCAATTTTAGCTCATGCAGATGTTAGCATTGCAATGGGGAGTGGTACCGATATTGCCATGGATGTTAGTGATGTTATCATTACACAAAATCACTTATCAAAAATTGCTTTATTGTATGAACTGAGTCAAAAGTATGGGCGTATTACAAGAGTCAATATTGCTTTTGCAATTAGTGTGATTTTAGTACTTATTTTATTAAATATGCTTGGTATTCTAGATTTAACGAAAGGTGTTTTTTTCCATGAAATGTCAACGATACTCGTCATTTTAAATGGATTACGTCTACTAGGTTTTCAGAAAAAATAA
- a CDS encoding YSIRK-type signal peptide-containing protein, with product MIFNKRQRFSIRKLTVGTCSVLLGTSLFAVGDSINNNVLVAHAETPTLDTGGALTIGRFSNNGDYYYVQASGRADANPKYSGLIYEVDVKNKSVTQISQDKMSNGQNVYDHLKEQTAKQGFSAGTDNLRFNGLGISQDGRYAYMIGFMGDINTMINGQANPNRTNIVGVYRYDITKHYWEFVSDASTWADKAIMRTNSWTAGAVNPVDGKYYFGMHTRDYDPSFNKVQPGTEDEFKKATRDHTFDIYFRFWSYDPATQKVEPVGYVDSTLFKSNLFDTFERFFRAGSWAVGSDISFDSEGNMSLLLNQFNTPDYYILTVKADQVEKGAATQDNYTKLESYLSKRVRIVDATSGDSTGANDATWAIGGIGLTSDGKIFANSGRQVAVVNPDNAAGEYFYNHSTDPYWGMVRLFQY from the coding sequence ATGATTTTTAATAAGCGACAAAGATTTTCTATTCGTAAATTAACAGTTGGAACGTGTTCTGTTTTATTAGGGACATCGTTATTTGCAGTAGGAGATTCAATCAACAATAATGTGCTTGTTGCACATGCAGAAACGCCAACGCTTGATACAGGAGGTGCATTAACTATTGGACGTTTTAGTAATAATGGTGATTATTACTATGTACAAGCATCGGGACGTGCAGATGCTAATCCAAAATACAGTGGTCTTATCTATGAAGTAGATGTAAAAAATAAATCTGTGACACAAATTTCACAAGATAAAATGTCAAATGGTCAAAATGTTTACGACCATTTAAAAGAACAAACTGCTAAACAAGGTTTTTCAGCTGGAACAGATAATTTACGTTTTAATGGTTTAGGTATTTCTCAAGATGGACGATATGCTTATATGATCGGATTTATGGGTGATATCAATACAATGATCAATGGGCAGGCAAATCCAAATAGAACAAATATTGTTGGGGTATATCGCTATGATATTACTAAACACTATTGGGAATTTGTCAGCGATGCGTCTACATGGGCAGATAAAGCGATTATGCGAACAAATTCATGGACAGCCGGTGCTGTCAATCCAGTAGATGGTAAATATTATTTTGGGATGCACACACGTGATTATGATCCATCTTTTAATAAAGTACAACCTGGAACAGAAGATGAATTTAAAAAAGCAACAAGAGACCATACATTTGATATTTATTTCCGTTTCTGGTCTTATGATCCAGCAACACAAAAAGTAGAACCAGTTGGATATGTTGATTCAACGCTTTTTAAAAGTAACTTATTTGACACTTTTGAACGCTTTTTCAGAGCTGGAAGTTGGGCTGTAGGTAGTGATATTTCCTTTGATAGTGAAGGGAATATGAGTTTATTATTGAATCAATTCAATACACCAGATTATTACATTTTAACAGTAAAAGCTGATCAAGTGGAAAAAGGTGCAGCTACACAAGATAATTACACAAAATTAGAAAGCTACTTATCTAAACGAGTACGTATTGTAGATGCAACATCTGGTGATAGTACAGGTGCAAATGATGCAACGTGGGCAATCGGAGGTATTGGTTTAACATCTGATGGTAAAATTTTTGCCAATAGTGGACGTCAAGTTGCTGTTGTGAATCCGGATAATGCAGCAGGTGAATATTTCTATAATCATAGCACAGATCCGTATTGGGGGATGGTGCGTCTATTCCAATATTAA